In Ilumatobacter fluminis, the following proteins share a genomic window:
- a CDS encoding NAD(P)H-quinone oxidoreductase: MRAVVVNEYGGPEVLTVTDVPDPTPGPDEILVRVAHSAVNRADTLQRQGGYPDPQRRDHEILGLEYAGTVAAVGDRVTLWQPGDRVMGIEAGACNAELLVTHERLALPVPESVDLADAAAFPEVFLTAWDALVVQGGLTSGRWALVHAGASGVGTAAIQIAKAIGARIAVTCSAGKIDACRELGADVVLERSPADWASELKSAVPGGVDVVLDVVGGEEANRNLASIKPQGTIVQVGLMGGAKTDVNIGLLLVKRATWIGTTLRSRPIEQKAAICQRFVAEMVPLIDAGVLRPVVDSRFELDRIADAHRHMEANANVGKILIDL, translated from the coding sequence ATGCGCGCTGTCGTCGTCAACGAGTACGGCGGGCCGGAGGTGCTCACGGTCACCGACGTCCCCGATCCCACCCCCGGTCCGGACGAGATCCTGGTCCGGGTCGCCCACTCGGCGGTGAACCGGGCCGACACCCTGCAACGACAGGGCGGCTACCCCGACCCGCAGCGGCGCGACCACGAAATCCTGGGCCTCGAGTACGCCGGAACGGTCGCCGCGGTCGGCGACCGGGTGACCCTGTGGCAGCCGGGCGATCGCGTGATGGGCATCGAGGCGGGTGCCTGCAACGCGGAACTGCTCGTGACCCACGAACGGCTCGCACTGCCGGTGCCCGAGTCGGTCGACCTGGCCGATGCCGCCGCCTTCCCGGAGGTGTTCCTCACCGCGTGGGACGCGCTCGTCGTCCAAGGCGGGCTCACGAGCGGACGGTGGGCGCTCGTCCACGCCGGGGCGTCCGGTGTCGGGACCGCGGCGATCCAGATCGCGAAGGCGATCGGTGCCCGCATTGCCGTCACCTGCTCCGCCGGCAAGATCGACGCGTGTCGGGAGCTCGGCGCCGACGTGGTGCTCGAGCGGTCGCCGGCCGACTGGGCGTCCGAACTGAAGTCCGCGGTCCCGGGTGGCGTCGACGTCGTCCTCGACGTCGTCGGCGGCGAGGAGGCCAACCGCAACCTGGCGTCGATCAAGCCGCAGGGCACGATCGTCCAGGTCGGTCTGATGGGAGGCGCCAAGACCGACGTCAACATCGGCCTGCTCCTCGTCAAGCGAGCCACCTGGATCGGGACCACCCTGCGGTCACGGCCGATCGAGCAGAAGGCGGCGATCTGCCAGCGGTTCGTCGCCGAGATGGTGCCGCTGATCGACGCCGGCGTGCTCCGCCCGGTCGTCGACTCCCGCTTCGAACTCGACCGGATCGCCGACGCACATCGCCACATGGAGGCCAACGCCAACGTCGGCAAGATCCTGATCGACCTCTGA
- a CDS encoding WhiB family transcriptional regulator, which yields MTLIDLPVGGRAADDIDDNTFDRFDQDERRGVSWAHTDDEASTADEPQLSSYPRCSDGNGTLTHLFFSDDEFDIARAKAICGKCGLAESCLTSALERAEPYGVWGGSLVIDGVIVEVKRGRGRPPKHPRPPLVVDEVPLPPHLVA from the coding sequence ATGACACTCATCGACCTCCCTGTCGGCGGACGGGCCGCCGACGACATCGACGACAACACGTTCGACCGGTTCGACCAGGACGAGCGGCGCGGCGTCAGTTGGGCGCACACCGACGACGAGGCATCGACGGCCGACGAGCCGCAGTTGTCGTCGTATCCCCGGTGTTCCGACGGCAACGGCACGCTCACCCACCTGTTCTTCTCCGACGACGAGTTCGACATCGCTCGCGCCAAGGCGATCTGCGGCAAGTGCGGGCTCGCCGAGTCGTGCCTCACGTCGGCGCTCGAACGGGCCGAACCGTACGGCGTGTGGGGTGGGTCGCTGGTGATCGACGGCGTGATCGTCGAGGTCAAGCGTGGCCGTGGCCGACCGCCCAAGCATCCCCGTCCGCCGTTGGTCGTCGACGAGGTGCCGCTGCCGCCGCACCTGGTGGCCTGA